In the bacterium genome, one interval contains:
- a CDS encoding sulfatase yields MARALVAALAAVVAIAGCGGRPPAGGWRPNVIIVLVDTLRADRMGFLGNDRGMTPFLDALAARSAVFERAYPSSSWTAPSVASLFTSLYPTQHGQTALGLALPDTVPTLAATLSEAGYTTAAISGHGGMAPQLGLARGFAVARLVSGPSGPLAKASGEAVTAQALAWLDGRTETERARPLFLYLHYMEPHTPYDAPAEILDRVLARRGDVARARTVTDRAADHVLDEHQHMGLPVERAARDRSQDVPLTDAELLQGVNDLYDAEVVTIDQRLAALFAGLRERGLLDDALVVFTADHGEELLEHGRLGHGMTLFEESLHVPLLIETTRHPAPARIRTVVSLLDVAPTVLAAVGVPAPAGFEGRSLWPLIDAHVGVRGWLTAARQALGAAPGGVGFSELYPLLGARQPTPSRVVIRGDRKLIVGPKGAETAFDLAADPREQAPLADDPERPALRQLLDDFAARVARGAGVGEAGRLDEATRQRLRVLGYNPD; encoded by the coding sequence ATGGCTCGTGCGCTCGTGGCCGCGCTGGCGGCGGTGGTGGCGATCGCCGGCTGCGGCGGTCGCCCGCCGGCCGGCGGCTGGCGGCCGAACGTCATCATCGTGCTGGTCGATACGCTGCGCGCCGACCGCATGGGGTTTCTCGGCAACGACCGCGGCATGACGCCGTTCCTCGACGCCCTGGCGGCGCGCAGCGCGGTGTTCGAGCGCGCCTATCCGAGCAGCTCGTGGACGGCGCCGTCGGTCGCCTCGCTGTTCACCTCGCTGTACCCGACCCAGCACGGCCAGACGGCGCTCGGCCTGGCGCTGCCGGACACGGTGCCGACGCTGGCGGCGACGCTCAGCGAGGCCGGCTACACGACGGCGGCGATCTCCGGCCACGGCGGCATGGCGCCGCAGCTCGGCCTGGCGCGCGGCTTCGCGGTGGCGCGACTGGTGTCCGGGCCGTCCGGGCCGCTGGCCAAGGCCTCGGGCGAGGCGGTGACGGCGCAGGCGCTGGCGTGGCTGGACGGCCGCACCGAGACGGAGCGGGCGCGGCCGCTCTTTCTCTACCTGCACTACATGGAGCCGCACACGCCGTACGACGCGCCGGCCGAGATCCTGGACCGCGTGCTGGCGCGCCGCGGCGACGTGGCGCGGGCGCGCACGGTGACCGACCGCGCCGCGGACCACGTCCTCGACGAGCACCAGCACATGGGCCTGCCGGTCGAGCGGGCGGCGCGCGATCGCTCGCAGGACGTGCCGCTCACCGACGCCGAGCTGCTGCAGGGGGTGAACGACCTGTACGACGCCGAGGTGGTCACCATCGACCAGCGCCTGGCGGCGCTCTTCGCCGGGCTGCGCGAGCGCGGGCTGCTGGACGACGCGCTGGTGGTGTTCACCGCCGATCACGGCGAGGAGCTGCTCGAGCACGGCAGGCTCGGCCACGGGATGACCCTGTTCGAGGAGAGCCTGCACGTCCCGCTGCTGATCGAGACCACGCGCCACCCGGCGCCGGCGCGCATCCGCACCGTCGTGTCGCTGCTCGACGTCGCCCCCACCGTGCTCGCCGCCGTCGGCGTGCCGGCGCCGGCCGGCTTCGAGGGGCGGAGCCTGTGGCCGTTGATCGACGCCCACGTCGGGGTGCGCGGCTGGCTCACCGCGGCCCGCCAGGCCCTGGGCGCGGCGCCCGGCGGGGTCGGCTTCAGCGAGCTCTACCCGCTGCTCGGGGCGCGCCAGCCGACGCCCAGCCGGGTCGTCATCCGCGGCGATCGCAAGCTGATCGTCGGCCCGAAGGGCGCCGAGACCGCCTTCGATCTGGCCGCCGATCCGCGCGAGCAGGCGCCGCTCGCGGACGATCCGGAGCGCCCGGCGCTGCGCCAGTTGCTGGATGATTTCGCCGCCCGCGTCGCGCGCGGCGCGGGCGTGGGCGAGGCGGGCCGGCTCGACGAGGCGACCCGCCAGCGCCTGCGCGTCCTCGGCTACAACCCGGACTGA
- a CDS encoding glycosyltransferase family 39 protein has protein sequence MTARQRAIGGAMLLAASVALAYAGSFAGGFVSDDVAAIANNPLLEALDAAHLRAIFASFDDANYIPLKVLSLAVDRAVWGPEPFGYHLGNLLLHIACTLLVWRILLRLALSPGAALLVALLWALHPLQVESVAFMSERKNVLSGAFFFAAFLAWLRFSARRDWRAYGAVALLFTAALLSKMNTVVLPALCIAYEVLVTRRVGRWTLAATLPLFAIGAVVVWYNLAGNPIHGSRFHGGSALVTWLTSSTVVFRYLALTVAPLGLRTFYYIPLHGSPTDWPVALSLLGLAALAALVWGLHRRRPREAFWLLWFGITLAPMLNIVPFPTLMQDRYMYLPLLGLLAAPACALDAGLWRAAARRAAAVAATALAVALGGLTVTRLAVWHDEISLWRDWALQEWYLPVDQGPFLTRDSERKLAILEAAARATPDSALLRHNLGALLYERGDLPKAVAELDAATRLPGGDAGVPLLNLGRALLHGGDGPRAAAVLQRAVEREPYSFYAQLNLARAALRVGDTATARRALEACARIRPGSERQYRGEWEAVGGREAG, from the coding sequence ATGACCGCTCGCCAGCGCGCCATCGGCGGCGCGATGCTGCTCGCCGCCAGCGTCGCGCTCGCCTACGCCGGCAGCTTCGCCGGCGGCTTCGTCTCCGACGACGTCGCGGCGATCGCCAACAACCCGCTCCTCGAGGCGCTCGATGCAGCGCATCTGCGCGCCATCTTCGCCAGCTTCGACGACGCCAACTACATCCCGCTGAAGGTCCTCTCGCTGGCCGTCGATCGCGCCGTCTGGGGACCGGAGCCGTTCGGCTACCACCTCGGCAACCTGCTGCTCCACATCGCCTGCACCCTGCTCGTCTGGCGCATCCTGCTGCGCCTGGCGCTCTCGCCCGGGGCGGCGCTGCTGGTGGCGCTGCTGTGGGCGCTGCACCCGCTGCAGGTCGAGTCGGTGGCGTTCATGAGCGAGCGCAAGAACGTCCTCTCCGGCGCCTTCTTCTTCGCCGCCTTCCTCGCCTGGCTGCGCTTCTCGGCGCGCCGCGACTGGCGCGCCTACGGCGCCGTGGCGCTGCTGTTCACCGCCGCCCTGCTGTCGAAGATGAACACGGTGGTGCTGCCGGCGCTGTGCATCGCCTACGAGGTCCTGGTGACCCGGCGCGTCGGCCGCTGGACGCTGGCGGCCACCCTGCCGCTGTTCGCCATCGGCGCGGTCGTCGTCTGGTACAACCTCGCCGGCAACCCGATCCACGGCAGCCGCTTCCACGGCGGCAGCGCCCTGGTGACCTGGCTGACCAGCAGCACCGTCGTGTTCCGCTATCTGGCCCTGACGGTCGCGCCGCTCGGGCTGCGGACGTTCTACTACATCCCGCTGCACGGCTCGCCGACCGACTGGCCGGTGGCGCTGTCGCTGCTCGGCCTGGCGGCGCTCGCCGCGCTGGTCTGGGGCCTCCACCGACGTCGGCCGCGCGAGGCCTTCTGGCTTCTCTGGTTCGGCATCACGCTCGCCCCGATGCTGAACATCGTGCCCTTCCCGACGCTGATGCAGGACCGCTACATGTACCTGCCGCTGCTCGGCCTGCTGGCGGCGCCGGCGTGCGCCCTCGATGCGGGGCTGTGGCGCGCCGCGGCCCGTCGCGCGGCGGCGGTCGCCGCGACGGCGCTCGCCGTCGCCCTCGGCGGGCTCACCGTGACCCGCCTGGCGGTCTGGCACGACGAGATCAGCCTCTGGCGCGACTGGGCGCTCCAGGAATGGTACCTGCCGGTCGACCAGGGCCCGTTCCTCACCCGGGACAGCGAGCGCAAGCTCGCCATCCTCGAAGCGGCCGCCCGCGCCACGCCCGATTCGGCGCTGCTGCGCCACAATCTCGGCGCCCTCCTCTACGAGCGCGGCGACCTGCCGAAGGCCGTCGCCGAGCTCGACGCCGCCACCCGGCTCCCGGGCGGCGACGCCGGCGTGCCGCTGCTCAATCTCGGCCGGGCGCTGCTCCACGGCGGCGACGGGCCGCGCGCCGCCGCCGTCCTGCAACGGGCCGTCGAGCGCGAGCCCTACTCCTTCTACGCCCAGCTCAACCTGGCGCGCGCCGCGCTGCGCGTGGGCGACACGGCGACCGCCCGCCGCGCCCTGGAGGCCTGCGCCCGGATACGGCCGGGTTCCGAGCGCCAGTACCGGGGCGAGTGGGAGGCGGTGGGAGGGAGGGAGGCGGGTTGA
- a CDS encoding DUF4340 domain-containing protein gives MRWSRALSYVALAALLAAVLWVTTPPPPPPAPAASPERRPDIVGVSVSAGDRRISARRVDGRWQVAAPHGDAVTSDLVDALLAAVLDAPAEAVAPADAGDEFGLDQPFARIELERREGRPVTVLVGHTNPANTGVYGQLVGNPQILLMGLNVRYYVELMTR, from the coding sequence ATGCGCTGGTCGCGCGCCCTGTCGTACGTCGCCCTCGCCGCGCTGCTCGCCGCGGTCCTCTGGGTCACCACGCCGCCGCCCCCGCCGCCGGCGCCGGCGGCGTCGCCCGAGCGCCGGCCCGACATCGTCGGCGTCAGCGTCAGCGCCGGCGACCGCCGGATCAGCGCCCGGCGCGTCGACGGCCGCTGGCAGGTGGCGGCGCCGCACGGCGACGCCGTCACCTCCGACCTCGTCGACGCCCTCCTCGCCGCGGTGCTCGACGCGCCGGCCGAGGCGGTCGCGCCGGCGGACGCCGGCGACGAGTTCGGCCTCGACCAGCCGTTCGCGCGCATCGAGCTCGAGCGCCGCGAGGGCCGGCCGGTGACCGTGCTCGTCGGCCATACCAATCCGGCGAACACCGGGGTCTACGGCCAGCTCGTCGGCAACCCGCAGATCCTCCTGATGGGCCTCAACGTCCGCTACTACGTCGAGCTGATGACGCGGTGA
- a CDS encoding GldG family protein, with protein sequence MSRWLATLIGTLACAVALVCAQRLAARTGWRVDLTPERRSVLSAHARGILAAVDAPVSVTAFLRADDPRNRDIEDLLRRVRAAQPLVQFRILDLNRNPALAREFGVDAYGAVAVESDGRRRDFANPDEPTLMAAIIQVTRPARPRVYATAGNGERRLGDRERRNGFSAANIALINERYEVGELRLDADTPVPDDAAALILAGPERDPPPAALQQIDAYLRRGGGVLVLLDPARTPALVALLQRHGIIAGDEIVLDSDRRLFAGDYLTMLVPGRNPAQPVSANLSAPPLLSAVRPVRAADADAGVDLLTTSESSWRTPDRSVLATGVGELVAGRDSRGPVAVAASVEVAGDGPRPGRLLVVGDADFAANLLLDYAGNRDLFLNAVDWLAGEEALIGSRPPRQLPGVNQLFISAAQGERIFWLGAVAQPAAVLLCGLLVVAYRRRSG encoded by the coding sequence ATGAGCCGCTGGCTGGCGACCCTGATCGGCACCCTCGCCTGCGCGGTGGCGCTGGTCTGCGCGCAGCGCCTGGCGGCGCGCACCGGCTGGCGCGTCGACCTGACGCCCGAGCGGCGCAGCGTCCTCTCCGCGCACGCGCGCGGCATCCTGGCGGCCGTCGACGCGCCGGTGTCGGTGACCGCCTTCCTGCGCGCCGACGACCCGCGCAACCGCGACATCGAGGACCTGCTGCGCCGCGTCCGCGCGGCGCAGCCGCTGGTCCAGTTCCGCATCCTCGATCTCAACCGCAATCCGGCGCTGGCGCGCGAATTCGGGGTCGACGCCTACGGCGCCGTGGCGGTCGAGAGCGACGGCCGGCGGCGCGACTTCGCCAACCCGGACGAGCCGACGCTGATGGCGGCGATCATCCAGGTGACCCGGCCGGCGCGGCCGCGCGTCTACGCCACCGCCGGCAACGGCGAGCGCCGGCTCGGCGATCGCGAGCGGCGCAACGGCTTCTCGGCCGCCAACATCGCCCTCATCAACGAGCGCTACGAGGTCGGCGAGCTGCGGCTGGACGCCGACACGCCGGTGCCCGACGATGCCGCGGCGCTGATCCTCGCCGGCCCCGAGCGCGATCCCCCGCCGGCGGCGCTGCAACAAATCGACGCCTACCTGCGGCGCGGCGGCGGCGTGCTGGTGCTGCTCGATCCGGCGCGGACCCCGGCGCTGGTCGCCCTGCTGCAGCGCCACGGCATCATCGCCGGCGACGAGATCGTCCTCGACTCCGACCGCCGCCTGTTCGCCGGCGATTACCTCACCATGCTGGTGCCGGGGCGCAACCCGGCGCAGCCGGTGAGCGCCAACCTCAGCGCCCCGCCGCTCCTCTCGGCGGTCCGCCCGGTGCGCGCGGCCGACGCCGACGCGGGCGTCGATCTGCTGACGACCTCCGAGTCGAGCTGGCGCACGCCGGACCGCAGCGTCCTGGCCACCGGCGTCGGCGAGCTGGTCGCCGGCCGCGACAGCCGCGGTCCGGTGGCGGTGGCGGCCAGCGTCGAGGTGGCGGGCGACGGCCCGCGCCCCGGTCGGCTGCTGGTGGTGGGCGATGCCGACTTCGCCGCCAACCTGCTGCTCGACTACGCCGGCAACCGCGACCTCTTCCTCAACGCCGTCGACTGGCTGGCCGGCGAGGAGGCGCTGATCGGCAGCCGCCCGCCGCGTCAGCTCCCCGGCGTCAACCAACTGTTCATCAGCGCCGCCCAGGGCGAGCGCATCTTCTGGCTCGGCGCGGTGGCGCAGCCGGCCGCGGTGCTGCTGTGCGGGCTGCTGGTCGTGGCGTACCGGCGGCGCAGCGGGTGA
- a CDS encoding ABC transporter permease subunit: protein MSVLALLRKELRAYFASPLVYVVGAVFYALTGFFFYTQLVYFVQYGFGVNILGNFWTAFMAGAPYSLSMVLLLVVPLLTMRLLAEEWKLGTIELLLTYPLRDGAIVAAKLAACALVIALLLLGTLAYPLFLARVQPVPWAPIAASYLGLLLLGVCFAAAGLLISALTESQVVAAVATLGFLLLCWAVSWNEAATSPPPLRLAAELAMFDHFEPFARGVIDAGDLAYFAAATVLFVFLTLRVLEARHWRGRR, encoded by the coding sequence ATGAGCGTGCTCGCCCTGCTGCGCAAGGAGCTGCGCGCCTACTTCGCGTCGCCGCTGGTCTACGTGGTCGGGGCCGTCTTCTACGCCCTGACCGGCTTCTTCTTCTACACCCAGCTCGTCTACTTCGTGCAGTACGGCTTCGGGGTGAACATCCTCGGCAACTTCTGGACGGCGTTCATGGCCGGCGCCCCGTACTCGCTGTCGATGGTGCTGCTGCTGGTCGTGCCGCTGCTCACCATGCGGCTGCTGGCCGAGGAGTGGAAGCTCGGCACCATCGAGCTGCTGCTCACCTACCCGCTGCGCGACGGCGCCATCGTCGCCGCCAAGCTCGCCGCCTGCGCGCTGGTGATCGCGCTGCTGCTGCTCGGCACGCTCGCCTATCCGCTCTTCCTGGCGCGCGTCCAGCCGGTGCCGTGGGCGCCGATCGCCGCCAGCTATCTCGGCCTGCTGCTGCTCGGCGTCTGCTTCGCCGCCGCCGGGCTGCTCATCTCGGCGCTCACCGAGAGCCAGGTGGTGGCGGCGGTCGCCACCCTCGGCTTCCTGCTGCTCTGCTGGGCGGTGAGCTGGAACGAGGCGGCCACCAGTCCGCCGCCGTTGCGCCTCGCCGCCGAGCTGGCGATGTTCGACCACTTCGAGCCCTTCGCCCGCGGCGTCATCGACGCCGGCGATCTCGCCTACTTCGCCGCCGCCACGGTCCTCTTCGTCTTCCTCACCCTGCGCGTGCTCGAGGCGCGGCACTGGCGGGGGCGCCGATGA
- a CDS encoding ATP-binding cassette domain-containing protein, which produces MIAVTDLTKTFGRVEAVRGVSFRAAAGEAIGLLGPNGSGKTTIMRVLTGYFPPTSGRVEVAGIDVERASLRARAQVGYLPEQSTWYPDMRVRELLDFCADARRLRGARRRARLDAVVAQCGLGDVRRRLIGHLSKGYRQRVGIAQALLHEPAVLILDEPTVGLDPRQVVEIRGLVRALRGRTTVLLSTHILSEVAAVCDRVVILDRGRVVAEDRADALGRAGEAAERLLVRVQGPAAAVLAALRALPEVAGAEARPSDDGTVHVVVAGRPGVALGPALAAALVGRGWGVAEMRAETASLEERFVRLTGGERP; this is translated from the coding sequence ATGATCGCCGTCACCGATCTCACCAAGACCTTCGGACGCGTCGAGGCGGTGCGCGGCGTGTCGTTCCGCGCCGCCGCCGGCGAGGCGATCGGGCTGCTGGGGCCGAACGGGTCGGGCAAGACGACGATCATGCGCGTCCTCACCGGCTACTTCCCGCCCACCAGCGGCCGCGTCGAGGTGGCGGGGATCGACGTCGAGCGCGCGTCGCTGCGGGCCCGCGCCCAGGTCGGCTACCTGCCGGAGCAGTCGACCTGGTACCCCGACATGCGGGTGCGGGAGCTCCTCGACTTCTGCGCCGACGCGCGCCGCCTGCGCGGCGCCCGCCGGCGGGCGCGGCTCGACGCCGTGGTCGCGCAGTGCGGGCTCGGCGACGTGCGCCGCCGCCTCATCGGCCATCTGTCGAAGGGCTACCGCCAGCGCGTCGGCATCGCCCAGGCGCTGCTGCACGAGCCGGCGGTGCTGATCCTCGACGAGCCGACGGTCGGCCTCGACCCGCGCCAGGTGGTGGAGATCCGCGGCCTGGTGCGCGCGCTGCGCGGCCGCACCACCGTCCTCCTCAGCACCCACATCCTCTCCGAGGTGGCGGCGGTGTGCGATCGCGTCGTCATCCTCGACCGCGGCCGGGTGGTCGCCGAGGATCGCGCCGACGCCCTGGGGCGCGCCGGCGAGGCCGCCGAGCGCCTGCTGGTGCGCGTCCAGGGACCGGCGGCGGCGGTGCTCGCGGCGCTGCGCGCGCTGCCGGAGGTCGCCGGCGCCGAGGCGCGGCCGAGCGACGACGGCACGGTGCACGTCGTGGTCGCCGGCCGGCCCGGCGTCGCGCTCGGCCCGGCGCTGGCCGCCGCGCTGGTCGGGCGCGGCTGGGGCGTGGCCGAGATGCGCGCCGAGACCGCCAGCCTCGAGGAGCGCTTCGTGCGCCTCACCGGCGGCGAGCGGCCATGA
- a CDS encoding MMPL family transporter, producing the protein MALDYEVPKDKRLLYWLGDKLIDYRHPVSIIVILVTALFAYWAFQLRLVTSFGDLLPQEHEYIQIHNRFSGSFGGANNIMVMLEVKDGSIFNPETLNKIWRMTEGLDKVYGVNHNQIDSIAHRTVRYLKVAAGGTMRAQPVMTGEVKTQEEANFIRRNVHNSENIYGLLVSLDDKAALIRANFIEGKLDYRRIFEEVNANVVDPFGDENTTIYVAGEPRLYGWVYNYAGDVFFILVVTYCIEWVLRWMYFHDWRGALRPTITGLIAAFWGLGFIHLIGLALDPLMLVMPFLITARAVSHAIQMHDRYYEEFEKSGWHKRRAIVASFGELFVPTLSGISTDAFGVLVILLVPVIMLQKLAITASWWILAITISEMLLNPIVYYYLKAPEPELVILRERGGFRKLINRFVQRLLTPTGMTVTVVAWLLATSVAVYFVRGLTIGDPTSASPLLFLDSPYNVSHKKIQDKFGGVEPLIIVAEGYDRDAMKEPKMLRRMEEFQRVMERDPSIGYSFSLADIIRAVNGVFHESEPKWGVIPNSWVDVGGLFFIYFSGSPPTETAKYVDPSYTTAHVTFFCKDHKGQNIRRIIHRAKQFIYRSQLSDLGIAVAEQNGQVVITEVQGAQWEKAGPSWVSSEHESAEGPFRPGDVITGIGRNEVTDIESLRVALNKQSANKTLLDFKLTRDGGPVVETVLVPWKAAFKLAGGLIGTLAAANEELVKNDALMNFLGFFTMWMIMLFTYRSFAAGLYLLAPLALSNVMVNAYMAVNNIGVNIHTLPLVTVGLGFGIDYGLYIVSRTIEEIRVRGDLRDSLREALETSGKAVTFTAATMVISTVFWMTSNIRFNAEMGLLLAIWMAISYVGSQTLTPVLILLFKPRFVMREAHRSPELVAGTRPGAGAAR; encoded by the coding sequence ATGGCCCTCGACTACGAGGTTCCCAAGGACAAGCGGCTGCTCTACTGGCTCGGCGACAAGCTCATCGACTATCGCCATCCCGTCTCGATCATCGTCATCCTGGTCACCGCGCTGTTCGCCTACTGGGCCTTCCAGTTGCGGTTGGTCACCAGCTTCGGCGACCTGCTGCCGCAGGAGCACGAGTACATCCAGATCCACAACCGCTTCTCCGGCTCCTTCGGCGGCGCCAACAACATCATGGTGATGCTCGAGGTGAAGGACGGCTCGATCTTCAACCCGGAGACGCTGAACAAGATCTGGCGGATGACCGAGGGCCTCGACAAGGTCTACGGCGTCAACCACAACCAGATCGATTCCATCGCCCACCGCACCGTCCGCTACCTGAAGGTGGCCGCCGGCGGCACCATGCGCGCCCAGCCGGTGATGACCGGCGAGGTGAAGACGCAGGAGGAGGCGAACTTCATCCGCCGCAACGTCCACAACTCGGAGAACATCTACGGCCTCCTCGTCTCGCTCGACGACAAGGCGGCGTTGATCCGCGCCAACTTCATCGAGGGCAAGCTCGACTACCGGCGCATCTTCGAGGAGGTGAACGCCAACGTCGTCGACCCCTTCGGGGACGAGAACACCACGATCTACGTCGCCGGCGAGCCGCGGCTGTACGGCTGGGTGTACAACTACGCCGGCGACGTCTTCTTCATCCTCGTCGTCACCTACTGCATCGAGTGGGTGCTGCGCTGGATGTACTTCCACGACTGGCGCGGCGCGCTGCGTCCCACGATCACCGGCCTGATCGCCGCGTTCTGGGGGCTCGGCTTCATCCACCTGATCGGCCTGGCGCTCGACCCGCTGATGCTGGTGATGCCGTTCCTCATCACCGCCCGCGCCGTCAGCCACGCCATCCAGATGCACGATCGCTACTACGAGGAGTTCGAGAAATCGGGCTGGCACAAGCGACGGGCGATCGTCGCGTCCTTCGGCGAGCTGTTCGTGCCGACCCTCTCCGGCATCTCGACCGACGCCTTCGGCGTCCTGGTCATCCTGCTGGTGCCGGTGATCATGCTGCAGAAGCTGGCGATCACCGCCTCGTGGTGGATCCTCGCCATCACCATCTCGGAGATGCTGCTCAATCCGATCGTCTACTACTACCTGAAGGCGCCGGAACCGGAGCTGGTGATCCTGCGCGAGCGCGGCGGCTTCCGAAAGCTCATCAACCGCTTCGTGCAGCGCCTGCTGACCCCGACCGGGATGACGGTGACCGTGGTGGCGTGGCTGCTGGCCACCAGCGTCGCCGTCTACTTCGTGCGCGGCCTGACCATCGGCGACCCGACGTCGGCGTCGCCGCTGCTCTTCCTCGACTCGCCCTACAACGTCTCGCACAAGAAGATCCAGGACAAGTTCGGCGGCGTCGAGCCGCTGATCATCGTCGCCGAGGGCTACGACCGCGACGCCATGAAGGAGCCGAAGATGCTCCGGCGCATGGAGGAGTTCCAGCGCGTCATGGAGCGCGACCCGAGCATCGGCTACAGCTTCTCGCTCGCCGACATCATCCGCGCCGTCAACGGCGTGTTCCACGAGTCGGAGCCGAAGTGGGGCGTCATCCCCAATAGCTGGGTGGACGTCGGCGGCCTCTTCTTCATCTACTTCTCCGGCTCGCCGCCGACGGAGACCGCGAAGTACGTCGATCCCAGCTACACCACCGCCCACGTCACGTTCTTCTGCAAGGACCACAAGGGGCAGAACATCCGCCGCATCATCCACCGCGCCAAGCAGTTCATCTACCGCTCGCAGCTCTCCGACCTCGGCATCGCGGTGGCCGAGCAGAACGGCCAGGTGGTGATCACCGAGGTCCAGGGCGCGCAATGGGAGAAGGCGGGCCCGTCGTGGGTGTCGAGCGAGCACGAGAGCGCCGAGGGGCCGTTCCGGCCGGGCGACGTCATCACCGGCATCGGGCGCAACGAGGTGACCGACATCGAGAGCCTGCGCGTCGCCCTCAACAAGCAGAGCGCCAACAAGACGCTGCTCGACTTCAAGCTGACGCGCGACGGCGGCCCGGTGGTCGAGACGGTGCTGGTGCCGTGGAAGGCGGCGTTCAAGCTCGCCGGCGGCCTCATCGGCACCCTCGCCGCCGCCAACGAAGAGCTGGTGAAGAACGACGCGCTGATGAACTTCCTCGGCTTCTTCACCATGTGGATGATCATGCTGTTCACGTACCGCTCGTTCGCCGCCGGCCTCTACCTGCTGGCGCCGCTGGCGCTGTCGAACGTCATGGTCAACGCCTACATGGCGGTGAACAACATCGGCGTGAACATCCACACCCTGCCGCTGGTGACCGTCGGCCTGGGCTTCGGCATCGACTACGGCCTGTACATCGTCAGCCGCACCATCGAGGAGATCCGGGTCCGCGGCGATCTCAGGGACTCGCTGCGCGAGGCGCTCGAGACCTCGGGCAAGGCGGTGACCTTCACCGCCGCGACGATGGTCATCAGCACCGTCTTCTGGATGACCTCGAACATCCGGTTCAACGCCGAGATGGGCCTGCTGCTGGCGATCTGGATGGCCATCAGCTACGTCGGCTCGCAGACCCTGACGCCGGTGCTCATCCTGCTGTTCAAGCCGCGCTTCGTCATGCGCGAGGCGCATCGCAGTCCGGAGCTGGTGGCGGGCACGCGCCCCGGCGCCGGCGCCGCGCGCTGA
- a CDS encoding DUF4878 domain-containing protein, with protein MRIALALFALLLTAAPLRAADLTPEETVKQYLTAFKAGDFNQAYPLVTHAMAQNKSKEDWVKEQQWMMQMAEVKIFEFHVYPGKVEGQTAYVPNVLSSQDKFLNQLGVVEHELYTLLKEEGRWKINQQQIVERSDLAKWFPKDVVDGK; from the coding sequence ATGCGCATCGCTCTCGCTCTCTTCGCTCTGCTGCTGACCGCGGCACCTCTCCGTGCCGCCGACCTGACGCCGGAGGAAACGGTCAAGCAGTACCTGACCGCCTTCAAGGCCGGCGACTTCAACCAGGCCTATCCACTCGTCACCCACGCCATGGCGCAGAACAAGTCCAAGGAGGACTGGGTGAAGGAGCAGCAGTGGATGATGCAGATGGCGGAGGTGAAGATCTTCGAATTCCACGTCTACCCGGGGAAGGTGGAGGGCCAGACCGCCTACGTGCCCAACGTGCTCAGCTCGCAGGACAAGTTCCTCAACCAGCTCGGGGTGGTCGAGCACGAGCTCTACACCCTGCTCAAGGAGGAAGGCCGCTGGAAGATCAACCAGCAGCAGATCGTCGAGCGCAGCGATCTGGCGAAGTGGTTCCCGAAGGACGTGGTCGACGGCAAATGA